The following coding sequences lie in one Rutidosis leptorrhynchoides isolate AG116_Rl617_1_P2 chromosome 4, CSIRO_AGI_Rlap_v1, whole genome shotgun sequence genomic window:
- the LOC139903946 gene encoding uncharacterized protein — MATSITSSSFLFHHAPNPIKKTSRSVVMFANKDSQSPSSSLNRVGSSIKIQKVFEDKSRGIVCYLDDKGEITCEGFDEGPRLHQGVSMVSCYQGVDQGIIDLLKRSLLQVKEGGKFN; from the exons ATGGCAACAAGCATTACTTCATCATCCTTCTTATTCCATCATGCTCCAAACCCCATCAAGAAAACATCAAGAAGTGTAGTAATGTTTGCAAATAAAGATTCCCAAAGCCCATCTTCATCTCTCAATCGGGTCGGATCATCCATCAAGATACAAAAG GTTTTTGAAGATAAAAGTAGAGGTATAGTatgttatttagatgataaaggagAGATAACATGTGAAGGATTTGATGAAGGACCTCGCCTTCATCAAGGCGTTTCAATGGTCTCTTGTTATCAAGG AGTTGACCAAGGCATAATTGATCTACTCAAGAGAAGCCTGCTTCAAGTTAAAGAAGGTGGTAAATTCAACTAA